The following are encoded in a window of Haliotis asinina isolate JCU_RB_2024 chromosome 14, JCU_Hal_asi_v2, whole genome shotgun sequence genomic DNA:
- the LOC137260956 gene encoding uncharacterized protein, translating to MEHLLQLSLACLLISGCYSNTACSTSYDVTCLNAVRSVLLDQSAFWFGMSYTTTCPQRQDGRYECINRHSDRTDSLLSRMTGQYSLDPAYMSFIVNVTYTIQLPDDSTERTYNGCGVKVTAPLPLPQVFSIDPLYTSLYNPFDLREQPEVTWPSEHAIKYTVILYDASMFIIHALYVNVHGGSVHDGETVIEYAGPDNLLPREGPYVWAVFEQQGALQVDDVRNYVISAMENNSRSVYFDEMMRQYSLLGPYGINIMRVTTDEYATVASMQYGLLNRCPVYYGLWLDKYISQRGGLTYLTAPLHLQVSLDVHYTAPAIKFTSCCTEHHQQSVHTTLDYSSYAIHGSVTYRRTPSVYLRTVENPNATVQTLANKMYSLVLLDATGDLNSTDHNASIHWGVVNIHGTNVSSGVEVFPYLTPLSPSEESVYLFILFEQTTFVNASAVAGYTADNCSSVMTDRCHFRTSDFIQDNSLTPVGIRLLRYTPDPYRKYLMYSIYNATTEAAECAGQTGYGVPCPLNSGAQLATPLCLLFLVISFTYFASHS from the exons ATGGAGCACCTGCTTCAGCTATCCCTCGCATGTCTTTTAATTTCGG GATGTTACTCGAACACAGCCTGCAGCACATCTTATGACGTCACGTGTTTGAACGCCGTGCGCAGCGTTTTGTTGGATCAGTCAGCGTTCTGGTTTGGGATGTCGTATACAACGACCTGTCCCCAACGTCAAGACGGCCGGTATGAGTGCATCAATCGCCACAGTGACCGCACCGACTCTCTCCTCAGTCGGATGACGGGGCAGTACTCTCTCGATCCAGCCTACATGAGCTTCATCGTCAACGTCACCTACACCATTCAACTGCCCG ATGACAGCACTGAGC GTACATATAACGGTTGTGGGGTCAAGGTCACCGctccactgccactgccacagGTGTTCTCCATTGACCCACTGTATACCAGCTTATACAACCCTTTTGACTTGCGCGAGCAGCCGGAAGTGACGTGGCCGTCAGAGCATGCCATCAAATACACCGTTATTCTGTATGACGCCAGCATGTTTATCATACACGCGTTGTACGTCAACGTCCACGGCGGAAGCGTGCACGACGGGGAG ACCGTGATTGAATACGCCGGGCCTGACAACCTACTACCTCGGGAGGGCCCGTATGTATGGGCCGTCTTTGAACAGCAGGGGGCGCTCCAAGTTGATGACGTCAGGAACTACGTTATATCTGCGATGGAAAACAACTCGAGAAGTGTATACTTTGATGAAATGATGAGGCAATACAGTCTTCTAG GCCCCTACGGTATAAATATCATGCGGGTGACGACAGACGAATATGCTACGGTGGCCAGCATGCAATACGGCCTCTTGAACCGGTGTCCGGTGTACTACGGCCTGT GGTTGGACAAATACATCAGCCAGCGAGGTGGATTAACCTACCTGACGGCTCCTCTTCATCTCCAAGTTTCGTTGGACGTCCACTATACCGCCCCCGCTATAAAGTTTACTTCCTGCTGCACAGAGCACCACCAACA GTCTGTACACACAACTCTCGACTACAGCAGCTACGCTATCCACGGCTCCGTCACGTACCGCCGCACCCCTTCCGTCTATCTCCGCACCGTGGAGAATCCCAACGCCACCGTACAGACCTTGGCAA acAAGATGTACTCTCTGGTTCTACTTGACGCTACCGGAGACCTCAACTCCACCGACCACAACGCCTCCATTCACTGGGGTGTGGTCAATATCCACGGCACCAACGTCAGTTCCGGTGTAGAGGTTTTCCCGTACTTAACACCACTCTCGCCAAGTGAAGAATCGGTGTATCTGTTCATCTTGTTCGAGCAGACGACATTTGTGAACGCGTCTGCAGTGGCTGGCTATACGGCAGACAACTGCTCATCAGTCATGACTGACAG GTGCCACTTCCGGACGTCAGACTTCATCCAAGACAATTCACTGACTCCAGTAGGAATAAGACTACTCAGATACACGCCAGACCCGTACCGGAAGTACCTCATGTACAGCATTTACAACGCCACCACAGAAGCAGCGGAGTGCGCAGGTCAAACCGGATATGGAGTCCCGTGCCCTCTGAACTCTGGTGCTCAGCTGGCAACACCATTATGTTTGCTTTTCCTTGTTATTTCTTTCACTTATTTTGCCAGTCACAGCTGA